The sequence ATGTTTTGTGCTATACTCTTGCATCCATTGCATTGTGGACAATGATTGATTATTGTTATAAGCTGCATTGAAAGTCCACGTGAATGTTGTTTGATGCAAGAATCATTTTAGCACACAAAAGTGGGTGACAGcaatggacagacagacagctttaagAGACCTATAGGACTGTTTATCACACAGCTCACAAGTATATTATTTAACCTAATTGTACCGTAGATTATCACACTGTATGACGTATACAGCCCCAGTGACCAGTAGAactactgctggtactactcaTCAAGTTGATGGTGAATGCAACAAGAGAGAATACAAGCTGTGGAGTGATAACAGTTCATTTGGTATGTGTCTAGGTTAGTGTACTTTTTCCTGTAGCTCTACAAGTGTAGAGGTTTAAatgattgtatgtatatataaatcAGTGTTTGAAACAATAATTTGAATGTCTgcttaaaaaaattatttatgttTTGGAAGTTATACCAATTAATTGGGGAGCCAAGTGCACTTATAGTATTTCTATATTTCACAGGTACTGATTTCAACTTATTTTCATCATATGCTACTGAGTACCACCAGACCATCATCAAGGCAAGTTGTACCATCAAGAGACAAACAGCTACAAGATAACAGAAATGTTTACTCAGAGAATTTTATGTTTATATGCAAATGACTGTATATTATGTACAGATGTATTTTGTGACTGAGAACAGTTTTTATACAAAACTAAAAAAATCTGGTTTGTTTTGTGTGCACGGGAGTGTACGAAATTTagctctgtgtgtgcgtgtctgcgtgcgtgtgtgttgaGTTACATGGTGAATGACCAAGCTTTGAGAGAGCCAGAGCATCGTTGAGCATGCTGCATGAAGTTGGCTTGTTTTGAATGTGAGTTGTGAGTGTATTTCTGtaacgtgtgtatgtgtgcaagtTTCTAATATAGTGAGATTTTTTAATCTCTTTTCTCTTTGTGTAGGAGATGCAAGGTATGAAATCTTCGAAGAGTTCATGGCTGGATTTGTGTAGCAATGGTGACAGTAACATTCCTCCATCTGGTCTGGAGTTCCACAACACACAACTACTACCAGACAATGATTCACAACAATCTGCTACTGTCAACCCGGCACCAAATCCTCAAGCTAAATTCCCTCAACAACTTCAGGGGAGAGAAACTGTGGAACAATCAGCTGTTGGTAAACCAAAACAGAACAATACAGCAAAGTTTACTAGTGGTAGTTGTGTTTCTCAGAGTAACCCACTGACTACAACAAGTGTTCAAGACACCAGTAGACATGTTGGTGCTAGTAAGAGTCGTAACAAGCCCAACCAAAGTGTCACCACTATAATGAACTATTCATCACATCATTACACTGGTCCACACTACAGTAGACTACAAGCAGCACCATCATCATCTGGTAGTTATCAGAGAAACAGTAGACACTCtaattatcatcaacatcatcacAATACATAGATCTTCTGGCATATCTGTCAACTTCACatgcatttttattatttttcaaTGAAAATAAAAACTGTAGAAATAATGCCTACAAATACAAAATCCCTCTGGGAGCATTGGTAATATCAGCCCGTAAAACCTGTTTGTGAAAGAGTAAAGTAGCTATGCCACTATAAGATTTTTGTTACTGAAACATATTCACTGATTTTTCATGTGAACACTCAAAACCTGAGTAGATATAAGTGTGTTTATGTGAACAGACAACAAAACTTCTTTGATTCCCCTTCTTTACATAGTAATATTTGGTGTTATTTCCTGTTGTTATAATACAAAGTGCAGCCCCACCATAGTTGCTTTTTTGTGCATGTCGGAAAGTGCATGATCATTGACATCATTGTCCATGTAAaccatatctaatccaaaacagccaagctgtaaaaaaaacagtgcggccctcaaaaaggctatggtgaaaaaagatgtgaaatccaaggtggcggccaagaaatggctgtgatggtaggttaatggtaaaaattttaataacgacaattcaggtgaatttttgtgctgcttggtcttggcaaaaaaatcacctaaattgccgttattaaaatttttaccattaacctaccatcacagccatttcttggccgccaccttggatttcacatcttttttcaccatagcctttttgagggccgcactgtttttttacagcttggttgttttggattagatttcatttctttttgtatttgtataccataggccggctttgggacttttttaatctgtcttttttttctttaccacaggaagaagaaaagatgaagcagatgtactttaaatatctgattttatcagtaaatgtacaaattatatatataatacatatatatattacagaactctccatggtggtttctttgtaactgaacactctacaaggtgactttttcttgctgccctctctaaagggtgaattgttagtagttgaacaatctacaaggtaacttcttctagctgatctctctacagggtgatttgtttgtagctgaactatctacaaggtaacttcttatagctgatctctccacagggtgatttgtttgtagctgaattctgtaaaggtgatttgtttgcagctgagctctttacagaatggtttcttagtagctgaactctctacaaggtaacttcttctaactgatctttctacagggcaatttgtttgtggctgaattttctacagggtgatttctttgaagctgaactctctacatggtggtttctttgtaactgaactatgtacaaggtaatttcttttagctgatgtctctacaaggtcactagtttgtagctgaactctctacatgatgatttctttgtaactgaactctctacaaggtgactccttctagctgatctttctacagggtgatttgtttgtagctgaaccctctacaaggatacttcttctagctgatctctctacagggagatttgtttgtagctgaactctctacaggtgatttgtttgcagctgaactctctatatacatgatggtttctttgtagctgaactctctacaaggtaacttcttctagctgatctttctacagggtgatttgtttgtagctgaactctctacaggtgttatgtttgcagctgaactctctacatgatggtttctttgtagttgaactctctacaaggtaatttcttctagctgatctttctacagggtgatttgtttgtagctgaactctctacaaggaaacttcttctagctgatctctctacagggagatttgcttgtagctgaactctctacatgtgatttgtttgcagctgaactctctacatgatagtttctctgtagctgaactctctataaggtaacttcttttagctgatgtctctacaaggtcactagtttgtagctgaactttctacatgatggtttctttgtaactgaactctctgcaaggtgacttcttctagctgatctctctacagggtgatttgtttgtagctgaactctctacaaggaaacttcttctggctgatctctctacagggtgaattatttgtagctgatctctctacagggtgacttgtttctagctgatctctatacaggttacttgtttctagctgatctcttgaattctcttcagggtgactgctctattagagtatctcgatctcgctcttgctgcaccaagttggatttcgtgttacagtataactccgtggctttaagtctgattcttctacaccattgaagagcctttctaagatgattactccttctatacagcgattttcaaagcattacccctagcggtttatctggtaggcgtggcaagtagtcattttttattagctaatctcgattgcgtaattgttacacactgttggttttttcgttgtatcttcctggtgtttagctcgatttctttcaaaacacaaaaggtttgaggttcaatagttaacctattcacccaccgattttcagcttcttcccatacgcggtttaccctgtaggcgtgacaacatattggtgttatttttcgtgaataatcgatcataactcttttcctgtttatcgtatcctagccaaagttggtacagagatgcggctttataccccccttctgtgtgccaactttcaaggcaatcggatatagcgttcgcgttttatagcagtttttgtaagtgtgcgaaaagaggaagaaaaaaaaaacaacgaagaaactaagccaatttttgaagtcgcatatctcgggaacgcttgaagcgatttcgctcaaatttggaatgtggagtgctgaaggtggagggagtgtccacagcaaaaatcgtcttgtttcatcaaggcaatacagagctacggaggtgcgaaaattgcgttttctttcttcctgtcaatatactcacgggtgttacgcgccggcttcttgggccgaacgacacactaccgtgtgtcttgatatttactGAATGTAGTACAACCAGGCGTAAACTTCCAAAGTTATTTACTCACCTGTGCATGCATTTATTCTATGTACATTCCACAATGTTCATTATTATGCTTCCATGCCTTGCTCTGCTCATTAGTATTTCACAATTTACTCGATTATAACAAcaaattgactgctcaattagagtattttgtcaataagtgtatgctttattagagtagttgagcaaagctcttcGATTTTATGTACTGTTCTATTATGTGTACACCCTTTTCCCCAATTAGTtgggataattgaggttccacatTGTGgtcatagctacatacatgtttGCAGTGTCTCAAAGCACACTATAACAAAATCCATAATCTGAGTTCACAATGCTGTAAAACGAAAACTTCGATTCCACCTAACAAAGTTTTAACCTTAGTCTCACTGCAgacttcactattttcaatgtccagacattcactagctatgCTGACTCAACACTAAATTATCATCAGAACTTCTATTATGTTGTCTTCTAAtcgagcttccaataatcataatcatcagaTCACATTGTATTCAAAATCAGACAATGACTTACGTTAATGTTATACCAAATACAATGGCTGATCATGAAGCTCAGTTACTGTAAACTactttgccatgccttggtactagttgACACACATGAttgtcctataaaactcaaacccacaatgaaaagcactcATTCCGTTGAGTGTAAACTTGTATaagtgacctgatcttggaaaacctacctttttggcacattggtcaattttctgttttatagcttaaatacGGTACTGGGCAGGGGTGGAttcagagtttggaaagaggggaggcaccttgctgaaaaaagttgaagagcaaaaaaaaaagtcaacaataatagctagttatcctttaccaaatatattatatcatgtatgttatttaaataaaatcctatttatagcttcataagtaagttgcactgcctcatgaacattgtgactgctttattagagtaattgactgctctattagagtatctcgatcttgtatgcaatttcttgaaggtaggggggggggggggggggggcattttccCCAAATGCgtcatcctggatccgccattgctggGTATTCATCTaccttttgtcaaaatttcagcctaatatctttaagcattcctgagatatggccaatttactctcctgtacattacaaactaacttttatggtaatgtattgagttctgtgagtgattaagggtgacaaaaatggtgacaaatcactttgtttaccaataattccgttTTTACCatctagaatactttaaaagacatttttgatagtttaatgaagtactcttggtacatttctgcaattaaatcccatgtatcattgtctaagactaagttttagccattccagcacctgaacaaatcacccattttgtaagttaattgttgtcccatgcatgtgaaattactacatggtctgatataatcatccatatctcctaagaaaaagaagctatgtgtgtgaaacttcacagcaagaaagtttaatagttgctttatccaaatgtgcaaaagaaattaataatgaaaaaattgTTGAAAGTTTCAATTGaattttcccaaaaagttta comes from Dysidea avara chromosome 4, odDysAvar1.4, whole genome shotgun sequence and encodes:
- the LOC136254030 gene encoding uncharacterized protein; this translates as MENQLRALLPGINISIDSGAQHPLPHNNTHYTSSYPTQQVQPPPSQPIMPHAQSRSTLPLTHRPAVTSSRHVIASPFDIPSLSYVTTTIQSGWPDLINSSDSRGGSVSSSSVGCVGGRAMMREPVTASHHHQPQPTVFPSNPEPFLAPVTSRTTAGTTHQVDGECNKREYKLWSDNSSFGMCLGTDFNLFSSYATEYHQTIIKEMQGMKSSKSSWLDLCSNGDSNIPPSGLEFHNTQLLPDNDSQQSATVNPAPNPQAKFPQQLQGRETVEQSAVGKPKQNNTAKFTSGSCVSQSNPLTTTSVQDTSRHVGASKSRNKPNQSVTTIMNYSSHHYTGPHYSRLQAAPSSSGSYQRNSRHSNYHQHHHNT